The following proteins come from a genomic window of Mustela nigripes isolate SB6536 unplaced genomic scaffold, MUSNIG.SB6536 HiC_scaffold_76, whole genome shotgun sequence:
- the LOC132008225 gene encoding MAP kinase-activating death domain protein isoform X11 — MVQKKKLCPRLLDYLVIVGARHPSSDSVAQTPELLRRYPLEDHSEFPLPPDVVFFCQPEGCLSVRQRRMSLRDDTSFVFTLTDKDTGVTRYGICVNFYRSFQKRMPKEKGEGGAGSRGKEGPRATCASEEVGTETSETGLSLQPPSADPAPDVNQSPRVKPRAKAGSRSRNSTLTSLCVLSHYPFFSTFRECLYTLKRLVDCCSERLLGKKLGIPRGIQRDTMWRIFTGSLLVEEKSSALLHDLREIEAWIYRLLRSPVPVSGQKRVDIEVLPQELQQALTFALPDPSRFTLVDFPLHLPLELLGVDACLQVLTCILLEHKVVLQSRDYNALSMSVMAFVAMIYPLEYMFPVIPLLPTCMASAEQLLLAPTPYIIGVPASFFLYKLDFKMPDDVWLVDLDSNRVIAPTNAEVLPTLPEPESLELKKHLKQALASMSLNTQPILNLEKFHEGQEIPLLLGRPSNDLQSTPSTEFNPLIYGNDVDSVDVATRVAMVRFFNSPNVLQGFQMHTRTLRLFPRPVVAFQAGSFLASRPRQTPFAEKLARTQAVEYFGEWILNPTNYAFQRIHNNMFDPALIGDKPKWYAHQLQPIHYRVYDSNSQLAEALSVPPERDSDSEPTDDSGSDSMDYDDSSSSYSSLGDFVSEMMKCDINGDTPNVDPLTHAALGDASEVKIDELQNQKESEEVGPESKNSQENPPLRSSSSITASSSPSTVIHGANAEPADSTEVDDKAAVGVSKPLSAVPSSMGKSNTDRHQTEIGEGSVRRRTYDNPYFEPQYGLPPEEDDDEQGESYTPRFSQHVNGNRAQKLLRPNSLKLASDSEAESDSRASSPTSTISNNSTEGFGGIMSFASSLYRNHSTSFSLSNLTLPTKGAREKTTPFPSLKGNRRALVDQKSSVIKHSPTVKREPPSPQGRSSNSSENQQFLKEVVHSVLDGQGVGWLNMKKVRRLLESEQLRVFVLSKLNRSVQSEDDARQDAIPDVEVSRKVYKGMLDLLKCTVLSLEQSYAHAGLGGMASIFGLLEIAQTHYYSKEPDKRKKSPTESVNTPVGKDPGLSGRGDPKAMAQLRVPQLGPRAPSAAGKGPRELDTRSLKEENFVASVGPEVIKSVFETEEKKSQISADSGVSLTSGSQRTDPDSVIGVSPAVMIRSSSQDSEVSNSSGETLGADSDLSSNAGDGPGGEGSAHLASSRGTLSDSEIETNSATSTIFGKAHSLKPSVKEKLVGSPVRSSEDVSQRVYLYEGLLGRDKGSMWDQLEDAAMETFSISKERSTLWDQMQFWEDAFLDAVMLEREGMGMDQGPQEMIDRYLSLGEHDRKRLEDDEDRLLATLLHNLISYMLLMKVNKNDIRKKVRRLMGKSHIGLVYSQQINEVLDQLANLNGRDLAIRSSGSRHMKKQTFVVHAGTDTNGDIFFMEVCDDCVVLRSNIGTVYERWWYEKLINMTYCPKTKVLCLWRRNGSETQLNKFYTKKCRELYYCVKDSMERAAARQQSIKPGPELGGEFPVQDMKTGEGGLLQVTLEGINLKFMHSQVFIELNHIKKCNTVRGVFVLEEFVPEIKEVVSHKYKTPMAHEICYSVLCLFSYVAAVRSREEDLRTPPRPVSS, encoded by the exons ATGGTGCAAAAGAAGAAGCTCTGTCCTCGGTTACTTGATTATCTAGTGATCGTAGGGGCCAG GCACCCGAGCAGTGATAGTGTGGCCCAGACTCCTGAATTACTACGGCGGTACCCCTTGGAGGACCACTCCGAGTTTCCCCTGCCCCCAGATGTAGTGTTCTTCTGCCAGCCTGAGGGCTGTCTGAGTGTGCGTCAGCGGCGCATGAGTCTGCGGGATGACACTTCTTTCGTCTTCACCCTCACTGACAAGGACACTGGAGTCACTCGTTATGGCATCTGTGTTAACTTCTACCGCTCCTTCCAGAAGCGTATGCctaaagaaaagggggaaggTGGGGCAGGGTCACGTGGGAAGGAAGGACCCCGTGCCACTTGTGCATCAGAAGAGGTTGGCACTGAGACCTCAGAGACCGGCCTGTCCTTGCAACCCCCCAGTGCTGACCCCGCCCCCGATGTGAATCAGTCTCCTCGGGTCAAACCCCGGGCCAAGGCAGGGAGCCGTTCACGCAATAGTACTCTGACATCCCTGTGTGTGCTCAGCCACTATCCCTTCTTCTCCACCTTCCGAGAATGTCTGTACACCCTCAAACGTCTTGTGGACTGCTGCAGCGAGCGGCTGCTGGGCAAGAAACTGGGCATCCCTCGAGGCATACAAAG GGACACTATGTGGCGCATCTTTACTGGATCATTGCTAGTGGAGGAGAAGTCAAGTGCCCTTCTTCATGACCTTCGAGAGATTGAGGCCTGGATCTATCGATTGCTTCGTTCCCCAGTGCCCGTCTCTGGGCAGAAGCGAGTAGACATTGAGGTCCTACCCCAGGAGCTCCAACAAGCTCTGACCTTTGCTCTTCCAGACCCTTCTCGATTCACCCTGGTGGATTTCCCACTGCACCTTCCCTTGGAACTTCTGGGTGTGGATGCCTGTCTTCAGGTGCTAACCTGCATCCTCTTAGAGCACAAG GTGGTGCTACAGTCCCGAGACTACAATGCCCTCTCCATGTCTGTGATGGCATTTGTGGCGATGATCTACCCACTGGAGTATATGTTTCCTGTAATCCCACTGCTGCCCACCTGCATGGCATCGGCAGAACAG CTGCTGTTGGCTCCAACTCCATACATCATCGGGGTCCCTGCCAGCTTCTTCCTCTACAAGCTGGACTTCAAAATGCCTGATGACGTATGGCTGGTGGATCTGGACAGCAATAGG GTGATTGCCCCCACCAATGCAGAGGTGCTCCCAACCCTGCCAGAGCCAGAATCATTAGAGCTGAAGAAGCATCTGAAGCAG GCCCTTGCCAGCATGAGTCTCAACACCCAGCCCATCCTCAATCTGGAAAAATTCCACGAAGGCCAAGAGATCCCCCTTCTCTTGGGAAGGCCTTCTAACGACCTGCAGTCCACACCTTCCACTGAATTCAACCCACTCATCTATGGCAATGATGTGGATTCTGTGGATGTTGCAACGAG AGTGGCCATGGTCCGTTTCTTCAACTCCCCCAACGTGCTGCAGGGCTTCCAGATGCACACACGTACCCTGCGTCTCTTCCCTCGGCCCGTGGTAGCTTTTCAAGCTGGCTCCTTTCTAGCCTCACGTCCCCGGCAGACTCCTTTTGCAGAGAAGCTGGCCAGAACTCAGGCCGTGGAGTACTTCGGAGAATGGATCCTGAACCCCACCAACTACGCCTTCCAGCGAATCCACAACA ACATGTTTGATCCAGCCCTGATTGGTGACAAGCCGAAGTGGTATGCCCATCAGCTACAGCCCATCCATTATCGAGTCTATGATAGCAACTCCCAGCTGGCCGAGGCACTGAGCGTGCCCCCAGAGCGCGactctgactctgagcccactGATGACAG TGGCAGCGATAGTATGGATTATGATGACTCAAGCTCTTCTTACTCCTCCCTTGGTGACTTTGTCAGTGAAATGATGAAGTGTGACATCAATGGTGATACTCCCA ATGTGGATCCGTTGACGCATGCAGCGCTGGGGGATGCCAGCGAGGTGAAGATCGATGAGCTGCAGAACCAGAAGGAATCTGAGGAAGTGGGCCCGGAAAGCAAGAACTCTCAGGAAAACCCGCCGCTGCGCTCCAGCTCCAGCATCACCGCCAGCAGTAGCCCCAGCACCGTCATCCATGGAGCTAATGCT GAACCTGCCGATTCAACGGAGGTGGACGATAAGGCAGCAGTAGGCGTCTCCAAGCCCCTCTCTGCCGTGCCTTCCAGCATGGGCAAATCGAACACGGACAGGCACCAGACAGAAATCGGAGAGGGGTCAGTGCGCCGGCGAACCTATGACAATCCATACTTCGAGCCCCAGTATGGCCTTCCCCCTGAGGAAGATGATGATGAGCAGGGGGAAAGTTACACTCCCCGATTCAGCCAACATGTCAATGGCAATCG GGCTCAAAAGCTGCTGCGGCCCAACAGCTTGAAACTGGCAAGCGACTCTGAGGCAGAGTCCGACTCTCGCGCAAGTTCACCCACCTCCACCATCTCCAACAACAGCACCGAGGGCTTCGGGGGCATCATGTCTTTTGCCA GCAGCCTATATCGAAACCACAGTACGAGCTTCAGTCTTTCAAACCTCACACTGCCCACCAAAGGTGCGCGAGAGAAGACCACACCCTTCCCCAGTCTGAAAG GAAACAGGAGGGCCTTAGTGGACCAGAAGTCATCTGTTATTAAACACAGCCCAACAGTGAAAAGAGAGCCTCCATCACCTCAGGGTCGATCCAGCAATTCTAG TGAGAACCAGCAGTTCCTGAAGGAGGTGGTCCACAGCGTGCTGGATGGCCAGGGCGTTGGCTGGCTCAACATGAAAAAGGTGCGTCGGCTACTGGAGAGCGAGCAGCTGCGAGTCTTTGTCCTGAGCAAGCTGAATCGCTCAGTGCAGTCAGAGGACGATGCCCGGCAGGACGCCATCCCCGACGTG GAGGTCAGTCGGAAGGTATACAAGGGGATGCTAGACCTGCTCAAGTGCACGGTGCTCAGCCTGGAGCAGTCCTACGCCCACGCGGGTCTGGGGGGTATGGCCAGCATCTTTGGGCTTCTGGAGATTGCCCAGACCCACTACTATAGCAAAG AACCAGACAAGCGGAAGAAAAGTCCAACAGAGAGTGTAAATACCCCAGTCGGCAAGGATCCTGGCCTGTCCGGGCGGGGGGACCCAAAGGCCATGGCACAGCTGAGAGTTCCCCAGCTGGGACCTCGGGCACCAAGTGCTGCAGGAAAGGGTCCCAGAGAACTAGACACCAGaagtttaaaggaagaaaattttgtaGCATCTGTTG GGCCCGAAGTCATCAAATCCGTCTTtgagacagaggagaaaaagtCCCAGATCAGTGCGGACAGTGGCGTGAGCCTGACATCTGGTTCCCAG AGGACTGATCCAGACTCTGTCATTGGTGTGAGTCCAGCCGTTATGATCCGAAGCTCAAGTCAGGACTCTGAA gtGAGTAATAGCTCTGGAGAGACCCTTGGAGCAGACAGTGACCTGAGCAGCAACGCGGGTGATGGTCCAGGCGGTGAGGGCAGCGCCCACTTGGCCAGCTCTCGGGGCACCTTGTCTGATAGTGAAATTGAGACCAACTCTGCTACCAGCACCATCTTT GGGAAAGCCCACAGCTTGAAGCCAAGTGTCAAGGAGAAGCTGGTGGGCAGCCCAGTTCGCTCGTCTGAGGATGTAAGCCAGCGAGTCTATCTCTACGAGGGACTCCTAG GAAGGGACAAAGGATCGATGTGGGACCAGTTAGAGGATGCGGCTATGGAGACCTTTTCTATAA GCAAAGAACGTTCTACTTTATGGGACCAAATGCAGTTCTGGGAAGACGCGTTCTTAGATGCTGTGATgttggagagagaaggaatgggtATGGACCAGGGTCCCCAGGAAATGATCGACAG GTACCTGTCCCTGGGAGAGCATGACCGGAAGCGCCTGGAGGATGATGAAGATCGTTTGTTGGCCACGCTTTTGCACAACCTCATCTCTTACATGCTACTGATGAAG GTAAATAAGAATGACATCCGAAAGAAGGTGAGGCGCCTAATGGGCAAGTCGCATATTGGGCTTGTGTACAGCCAGCAAATCAACGAAGTGCTTGATCAGCTGGCGAACCTG AATGGACGTGATCTCGCTATCCGGTCCAGTGGCAGCCGGCACATGAAGAAGCAAACATTTGTGGTACATGCAGGGACAGACACAAATGGAGATATCTTCTTCATGGAG GTGTGTGATGACTGCGTGGTCCTGCGGAGTAACATCGGGACGGTGTACGAACGCTGGTGGTACGAGAAGCTCATCAACATGACCTACTGCCCCAAGACCAAGGTGCTGTGCCTGTGGCGCAGAAATGGCTCTGAGACTCAGCTCAACAAGTTCTATACCAAGAAG TGTCGGGAACTGTACTACTGCGTGAAGGACAGCATGGAGAGAGCCGCGGCCCGACAGCAGAGCATCAAACCCG GCCCTGAACTGGGTGGCGAGTTCCCTGTGCAGGACATGAAGACTGGTGAGGGCGGCTTGCTGCAGGTCACCCTAGAAGGGATCAATCTCAAGTTCATGCACAGCCAG
- the LOC132008225 gene encoding MAP kinase-activating death domain protein isoform X39 — protein sequence MVQKKKLCPRLLDYLVIVGARHPSSDSVAQTPELLRRYPLEDHSEFPLPPDVVFFCQPEGCLSVRQRRMSLRDDTSFVFTLTDKDTGVTRYGICVNFYRSFQKRMPKEKGEGGAGSRGKEGPRATCASEEVGTETSETGLSLQPPSADPAPDVNQSPRVKPRAKAGSRSRNSTLTSLCVLSHYPFFSTFRECLYTLKRLVDCCSERLLGKKLGIPRGIQRDTMWRIFTGSLLVEEKSSALLHDLREIEAWIYRLLRSPVPVSGQKRVDIEVLPQELQQALTFALPDPSRFTLVDFPLHLPLELLGVDACLQVLTCILLEHKVVLQSRDYNALSMSVMAFVAMIYPLEYMFPVIPLLPTCMASAEQLLLAPTPYIIGVPASFFLYKLDFKMPDDVWLVDLDSNRVIAPTNAEVLPTLPEPESLELKKHLKQALASMSLNTQPILNLEKFHEGQEIPLLLGRPSNDLQSTPSTEFNPLIYGNDVDSVDVATRVAMVRFFNSPNVLQGFQMHTRTLRLFPRPVVAFQAGSFLASRPRQTPFAEKLARTQAVEYFGEWILNPTNYAFQRIHNNMFDPALIGDKPKWYAHQLQPIHYRVYDSNSQLAEALSVPPERDSDSEPTDDSGSDSMDYDDSSSSYSSLGDFVSEMMKCDINGDTPNVDPLTHAALGDASEVKIDELQNQKESEEVGPESKNSQENPPLRSSSSITASSSPSTVIHGANAEPADSTEVDDKAAVGVSKPLSAVPSSMGKSNTDRHQTEIGEGAQKLLRPNSLKLASDSEAESDSRASSPTSTISNNSTEGFGGIMSFASSLYRNHSTSFSLSNLTLPTKGAREKTTPFPSLKVFGLNTLMEIVTEAGPGSGEGNRRALVDQKSSVIKHSPTVKREPPSPQGRSSNSSENQQFLKEVVHSVLDGQGVGWLNMKKVRRLLESEQLRVFVLSKLNRSVQSEDDARQDAIPDVEVSRKVYKGMLDLLKCTVLSLEQSYAHAGLGGMASIFGLLEIAQTHYYSKEPDKRKKSPTESVNTPVGKDPGLSGRGDPKAMAQLRVPQLGPRAPSAAGKGPRELDTRSLKEENFVASVELWNKHQEVKKQKALEKQRPEVIKSVFETEEKKSQISADSGVSLTSGSQRTDPDSVIGVSPAVMIRSSSQDSEVSTVSNSSGETLGADSDLSSNAGDGPGGEGSAHLASSRGTLSDSEIETNSATSTIFGKAHSLKPSVKEKLVGSPVRSSEDVSQRVYLYEGLLGRDKGSMWDQLEDAAMETFSISKERSTLWDQMQFWEDAFLDAVMLEREGMGMDQGPQEMIDRYLSLGEHDRKRLEDDEDRLLATLLHNLISYMLLMKVNKNDIRKKVRRLMGKSHIGLVYSQQINEVLDQLANLNGRDLAIRSSGSRHMKKQTFVVHAGTDTNGDIFFMEVCDDCVVLRSNIGTVYERWWYEKLINMTYCPKTKVLCLWRRNGSETQLNKFYTKKCRELYYCVKDSMERAAARQQSIKPGPELGGEFPVQDMKTGEGGLLQVTLEGINLKFMHSQFLKLKKW from the exons ATGGTGCAAAAGAAGAAGCTCTGTCCTCGGTTACTTGATTATCTAGTGATCGTAGGGGCCAG GCACCCGAGCAGTGATAGTGTGGCCCAGACTCCTGAATTACTACGGCGGTACCCCTTGGAGGACCACTCCGAGTTTCCCCTGCCCCCAGATGTAGTGTTCTTCTGCCAGCCTGAGGGCTGTCTGAGTGTGCGTCAGCGGCGCATGAGTCTGCGGGATGACACTTCTTTCGTCTTCACCCTCACTGACAAGGACACTGGAGTCACTCGTTATGGCATCTGTGTTAACTTCTACCGCTCCTTCCAGAAGCGTATGCctaaagaaaagggggaaggTGGGGCAGGGTCACGTGGGAAGGAAGGACCCCGTGCCACTTGTGCATCAGAAGAGGTTGGCACTGAGACCTCAGAGACCGGCCTGTCCTTGCAACCCCCCAGTGCTGACCCCGCCCCCGATGTGAATCAGTCTCCTCGGGTCAAACCCCGGGCCAAGGCAGGGAGCCGTTCACGCAATAGTACTCTGACATCCCTGTGTGTGCTCAGCCACTATCCCTTCTTCTCCACCTTCCGAGAATGTCTGTACACCCTCAAACGTCTTGTGGACTGCTGCAGCGAGCGGCTGCTGGGCAAGAAACTGGGCATCCCTCGAGGCATACAAAG GGACACTATGTGGCGCATCTTTACTGGATCATTGCTAGTGGAGGAGAAGTCAAGTGCCCTTCTTCATGACCTTCGAGAGATTGAGGCCTGGATCTATCGATTGCTTCGTTCCCCAGTGCCCGTCTCTGGGCAGAAGCGAGTAGACATTGAGGTCCTACCCCAGGAGCTCCAACAAGCTCTGACCTTTGCTCTTCCAGACCCTTCTCGATTCACCCTGGTGGATTTCCCACTGCACCTTCCCTTGGAACTTCTGGGTGTGGATGCCTGTCTTCAGGTGCTAACCTGCATCCTCTTAGAGCACAAG GTGGTGCTACAGTCCCGAGACTACAATGCCCTCTCCATGTCTGTGATGGCATTTGTGGCGATGATCTACCCACTGGAGTATATGTTTCCTGTAATCCCACTGCTGCCCACCTGCATGGCATCGGCAGAACAG CTGCTGTTGGCTCCAACTCCATACATCATCGGGGTCCCTGCCAGCTTCTTCCTCTACAAGCTGGACTTCAAAATGCCTGATGACGTATGGCTGGTGGATCTGGACAGCAATAGG GTGATTGCCCCCACCAATGCAGAGGTGCTCCCAACCCTGCCAGAGCCAGAATCATTAGAGCTGAAGAAGCATCTGAAGCAG GCCCTTGCCAGCATGAGTCTCAACACCCAGCCCATCCTCAATCTGGAAAAATTCCACGAAGGCCAAGAGATCCCCCTTCTCTTGGGAAGGCCTTCTAACGACCTGCAGTCCACACCTTCCACTGAATTCAACCCACTCATCTATGGCAATGATGTGGATTCTGTGGATGTTGCAACGAG AGTGGCCATGGTCCGTTTCTTCAACTCCCCCAACGTGCTGCAGGGCTTCCAGATGCACACACGTACCCTGCGTCTCTTCCCTCGGCCCGTGGTAGCTTTTCAAGCTGGCTCCTTTCTAGCCTCACGTCCCCGGCAGACTCCTTTTGCAGAGAAGCTGGCCAGAACTCAGGCCGTGGAGTACTTCGGAGAATGGATCCTGAACCCCACCAACTACGCCTTCCAGCGAATCCACAACA ACATGTTTGATCCAGCCCTGATTGGTGACAAGCCGAAGTGGTATGCCCATCAGCTACAGCCCATCCATTATCGAGTCTATGATAGCAACTCCCAGCTGGCCGAGGCACTGAGCGTGCCCCCAGAGCGCGactctgactctgagcccactGATGACAG TGGCAGCGATAGTATGGATTATGATGACTCAAGCTCTTCTTACTCCTCCCTTGGTGACTTTGTCAGTGAAATGATGAAGTGTGACATCAATGGTGATACTCCCA ATGTGGATCCGTTGACGCATGCAGCGCTGGGGGATGCCAGCGAGGTGAAGATCGATGAGCTGCAGAACCAGAAGGAATCTGAGGAAGTGGGCCCGGAAAGCAAGAACTCTCAGGAAAACCCGCCGCTGCGCTCCAGCTCCAGCATCACCGCCAGCAGTAGCCCCAGCACCGTCATCCATGGAGCTAATGCT GAACCTGCCGATTCAACGGAGGTGGACGATAAGGCAGCAGTAGGCGTCTCCAAGCCCCTCTCTGCCGTGCCTTCCAGCATGGGCAAATCGAACACGGACAGGCACCAGACAGAAATCGGAGAGGG GGCTCAAAAGCTGCTGCGGCCCAACAGCTTGAAACTGGCAAGCGACTCTGAGGCAGAGTCCGACTCTCGCGCAAGTTCACCCACCTCCACCATCTCCAACAACAGCACCGAGGGCTTCGGGGGCATCATGTCTTTTGCCA GCAGCCTATATCGAAACCACAGTACGAGCTTCAGTCTTTCAAACCTCACACTGCCCACCAAAGGTGCGCGAGAGAAGACCACACCCTTCCCCAGTCTGAAAG TATTTGGGCTAAATACTCTAATGGAGATTGTTACTGAAGCCGGCCCCGGGAGTGGTGAAG GAAACAGGAGGGCCTTAGTGGACCAGAAGTCATCTGTTATTAAACACAGCCCAACAGTGAAAAGAGAGCCTCCATCACCTCAGGGTCGATCCAGCAATTCTAG TGAGAACCAGCAGTTCCTGAAGGAGGTGGTCCACAGCGTGCTGGATGGCCAGGGCGTTGGCTGGCTCAACATGAAAAAGGTGCGTCGGCTACTGGAGAGCGAGCAGCTGCGAGTCTTTGTCCTGAGCAAGCTGAATCGCTCAGTGCAGTCAGAGGACGATGCCCGGCAGGACGCCATCCCCGACGTG GAGGTCAGTCGGAAGGTATACAAGGGGATGCTAGACCTGCTCAAGTGCACGGTGCTCAGCCTGGAGCAGTCCTACGCCCACGCGGGTCTGGGGGGTATGGCCAGCATCTTTGGGCTTCTGGAGATTGCCCAGACCCACTACTATAGCAAAG AACCAGACAAGCGGAAGAAAAGTCCAACAGAGAGTGTAAATACCCCAGTCGGCAAGGATCCTGGCCTGTCCGGGCGGGGGGACCCAAAGGCCATGGCACAGCTGAGAGTTCCCCAGCTGGGACCTCGGGCACCAAGTGCTGCAGGAAAGGGTCCCAGAGAACTAGACACCAGaagtttaaaggaagaaaattttgtaGCATCTGTTG AATTGTGGAACAAGCACCAGGAAGTGAAAAAGCAAAAAGCTTTGGAAAAACAGA GGCCCGAAGTCATCAAATCCGTCTTtgagacagaggagaaaaagtCCCAGATCAGTGCGGACAGTGGCGTGAGCCTGACATCTGGTTCCCAG AGGACTGATCCAGACTCTGTCATTGGTGTGAGTCCAGCCGTTATGATCCGAAGCTCAAGTCAGGACTCTGAAGTTAGCACC gtGAGTAATAGCTCTGGAGAGACCCTTGGAGCAGACAGTGACCTGAGCAGCAACGCGGGTGATGGTCCAGGCGGTGAGGGCAGCGCCCACTTGGCCAGCTCTCGGGGCACCTTGTCTGATAGTGAAATTGAGACCAACTCTGCTACCAGCACCATCTTT GGGAAAGCCCACAGCTTGAAGCCAAGTGTCAAGGAGAAGCTGGTGGGCAGCCCAGTTCGCTCGTCTGAGGATGTAAGCCAGCGAGTCTATCTCTACGAGGGACTCCTAG GAAGGGACAAAGGATCGATGTGGGACCAGTTAGAGGATGCGGCTATGGAGACCTTTTCTATAA GCAAAGAACGTTCTACTTTATGGGACCAAATGCAGTTCTGGGAAGACGCGTTCTTAGATGCTGTGATgttggagagagaaggaatgggtATGGACCAGGGTCCCCAGGAAATGATCGACAG GTACCTGTCCCTGGGAGAGCATGACCGGAAGCGCCTGGAGGATGATGAAGATCGTTTGTTGGCCACGCTTTTGCACAACCTCATCTCTTACATGCTACTGATGAAG GTAAATAAGAATGACATCCGAAAGAAGGTGAGGCGCCTAATGGGCAAGTCGCATATTGGGCTTGTGTACAGCCAGCAAATCAACGAAGTGCTTGATCAGCTGGCGAACCTG AATGGACGTGATCTCGCTATCCGGTCCAGTGGCAGCCGGCACATGAAGAAGCAAACATTTGTGGTACATGCAGGGACAGACACAAATGGAGATATCTTCTTCATGGAG GTGTGTGATGACTGCGTGGTCCTGCGGAGTAACATCGGGACGGTGTACGAACGCTGGTGGTACGAGAAGCTCATCAACATGACCTACTGCCCCAAGACCAAGGTGCTGTGCCTGTGGCGCAGAAATGGCTCTGAGACTCAGCTCAACAAGTTCTATACCAAGAAG TGTCGGGAACTGTACTACTGCGTGAAGGACAGCATGGAGAGAGCCGCGGCCCGACAGCAGAGCATCAAACCCG GCCCTGAACTGGGTGGCGAGTTCCCTGTGCAGGACATGAAGACTGGTGAGGGCGGCTTGCTGCAGGTCACCCTAGAAGGGATCAATCTCAAGTTCATGCACAGCCAG